Genomic DNA from Salinibacter pepae:
GATTACTCTCAACGATGTTGCGGTCCAAATCGGGGACGCCACGCTCATCGAGCGTGTGTCCGCCGCCGTGCGGCCCGGCCAGATGACGGCGGTCGTGGGCCCGAACGGGGCGGGCAAGACGACGCTCCTGCGCGTGGCCAGCGGCGAGCTCACGCCATCCGAAGGGGCCGTTCAGCTGGACGGCCGTCCGCTCGCCGCGCTCCCCGAGCAGGCGCAGGCGCGACGGCGGGCCGTGCTGCCCCAGGCCTCCCGGCTTCACTTCGCCTTTTCGGTGCTGGAGGTCGTGCTCATGGGCCGCACGCCGCACGTGCAGGGCCGGGAGGGCCCGGAAGACTGGGCCATCGCCGAGGATGCCCTCGCCGCCGTGGCAATGGCCGGCTTCGCGGATCGCGACGTCCCGACCCTGTCCGGCGGCGAGCAGCAGCGCGTCCACCTCGCGCGGGCGCTGGCGCAGATCTGGACGCCCCCGGCCGACGGACACCGATACCTGCTGCTCGACGAGCCCACCGCCAGCCTCGACCTCGCCCACCAGCAGAATGTGCTGCGCACGGCCCGCGCCTTCGCGGACCAGGGGGCCGGCGTGCTCGCCATCCTGCACGACCTGAACCTCGCGGCGCAGTTTGCCGATCACGTCGTCGTGATGGCAAACGGGACGGTTCACGATCAGGGCCCCCCCGCATCGGTACTCACGCCCCCGTGCATCCGCGACGTGTTCGGGTGGCCCGTGTGCGTCCTCGCGCACCCCACGCAGTCGTGCCCCCTCATCGTCCCCGACGGCGCCGAGGCCGAGGCGACGACGCCCACTCCCAACTCGCTCTAACATCCTCAGTCCACCACTGCCATGCCTACGCCCCCCTCTGCCCCCGACCTCAAACAGCGCTGGGAAGCCTTCCAGGAGAAGCACCCCGATGTTCGCCTCCGCACCGCCGCGGCCCGGATGGGCGCAAGCGAGGCCGAGCTCGTCGCCACCGGCTGCGGGGAGCACGTCACGCGCCTCCGCGGCGGCTGGCGCGGCCTCCTCAACCGCCTCGACGCCCTCGGCCCGGTGATGGCACGCACCCGCAACGACGCCGCCGTCCACGAAAAGACGGGGGTCTACCGCGACGTTGAGTTCACCGACCCCCACGGCCTGGGCCTCGTGCTGGAGGACAACATCGACCTTCGCCTGTTCATGGACCACTGGCACCTCGGCTTCGCCGTCGAGACGCCCCTGGACGGGGAGCGAGACGGCGGGCGCCGCAGCCTCCAGTTCTTCGACCGCGACGGCACGGCGGTCCACAAGGTCTTCCTGACGCGCAAGAGCGACCGCGACGCCTACGATGCGCTCGTCAACGCGTACCGCCACGACGACCAGTCCACGGAGCAGTCCGTCACGCCCGTTGAGGCCGATACGGCCGAGACGCCCGATGCAGCCATCGACGTGGAGGGGTTTCTGCACGCGTGGGGCGAACTGGAGGACACGCACGACTTCTTTCCGCTCCTGAGCGAGCACGATGTCTCGCGGGAGCAGGCCCTACGGCTGGGCGAAGGGCGCTTCACCCGCCGCGTGCCGGACACGGCCCTGCGCCACACGCTCCGGGCCGCCGCCGAGCAGGAGACCCCCATCATGGTGTTCGTGGGGAGCCCGGGCTGCCTCCAGATCCACACCGGGCCCGTTCAGACGCTCAAGGCCACGCCGCCGTGGTACAACGTGCACGACCCGGACTTCCGGCTCCGCCTCAACGAGGAGCGGATCGACCAGGCCTGGGTGGTACGGAAGCCCACGACCGACGGCCGGGTTACGTCCCTGGAATTGATGGGCGCGGACGGCGACGTCATCGCCCGCCTCTTCGGCGAGCGCAAGAGCGGCCAGTCGGAGCGCGAGGACTGGCGATCCATCCTCGAAAGCCTGCCCTCGGAGTCGTAGCCCGTTTCCCACGCGTTCTTCGCACCCGCGCCCCACACTCCCACGCTCTCCACACCCACGCTCAACACCATGCACAACCTCCACGGCCCCGACCGCCTGTTCGAAACCCGCTACGGCGACGTCCTGCAATGCGCATGCTGCGATCGCATCCAGATCACCTTCCGCGAGCACACGCTGCTGGTGGACGCGGACGAGCTGGAGGTGCTGACCGATACAATCAAGCACGCCTGGCAAAACGTACAGGATACCGACGGGCCGGACCAGTGGCAGCTCCAGGCCGGCACCGACGCCGGGCCCGTCTCCATCACGCTCTCTGAACCGGCGCTCCGCACCCTCCACGCCCTGCTTCAAGGGGCCTGGTCGATGTATACGCTGCGGGAGCGGGTGGGCGCCGTGGCGTCGGGCGAACAAGGAGAGGCCCGAGACGTGCTGCGAGACCACGCCCCGACGCCCCGATCGCGGTGGGATGGCGTGGACCGGTCGCATTAGGTCGCCCCTCGACGCCGATCACGAACAGTTCCAGGCCGCATGTCCGACGCGCCCTCCGTTCAGCAGTTCGGCCCCGATCGCGCCGCCGGGTACGACGATCGCATCCGGCGCCTCTGTCCCGGCTACGATGTGCTCCAGGACACCGTCGCGTCCGTCCTGGCGGCCCGGCTGCCGGAGCGGGCCCACCTGCTCGTGGCGGGCGCCGGCACCGGCGCGGAAATTGTGCGGATGGGACAGGCACACTCGGGGTGGCGGTTCACCGCCGTCGACCCGTCGCCCGCGATGCTGGACCGGTGCCGGTCCAACGTGTCGGACGCCGGGCTTGAGAACCGAGTCGAGTACCTCGACGCGGCCGTCGAGGAAATGCCCGGTGCCCGGTCGTTCGACGCCGCCACGTCGCTCCTCGTCACGCACTTCATCAACGGGAGGGCGGCCACGCAGCGCTACGTTCGGGGCCTCGCCGAGCGGCTGCCCCCCGGCGCGCCCCTCGTGTGGGCCGACCTTCACCGTCCGGCGTCCGACGAGGCGTTCCGCACGCTCTGGGCCGCGTGGCGGACACAGATGCGCGCCCGCCTGGACGCCGACACGGTGGAGGATGCGTTTGAGGAAATTGAAGAAGGCATCTCATTCGTCCGTCCAGCGGCCTTGACGCACATTGTCACCGACGCCGGCTTCACCCCGCCGACACCGATCTATCGGCAGCTTCTGTGGGGCGGGTGGATCGCCTCCCGACGCGCTGACTGACCGCAGCGCCGACCTGGACAGTTTCCCCCTGACGTCCCCACGGAATGTGTCCGGGCCCGGCCTCCCTCCCGCTCGGCTGGGCGCCCTCCCCGAAGGCCCACCGAGCCCCCATCCGCCCACGAAGCACCCGTCCCCGGAGCCGTCTCGCCCCCGCTCCGATGCCCCGACCGGCGGCCACGGGCCGATGTCGCTCTGGCCGCTTCGCCTTCGCCCGGGAGGCCGCCCGTACGGTATGTCCTGACGTCGCCAGGGACGGGAGCGGTATTTGCCATTTCCGGACGAGGCCCCCGGGAAAAAGATCACGTTGGACCCAGACATCCTCCGTTTGTAAAATGGTAGTCCTGCCAAGGCGGCTTGCAGGGGCGTCCGTGCCCCCGTCCCGGCCCCCTTCACGTTCCCCACCCCGTCGTGCAACGATCCTGGCTTGTCCGGCCCTGGTGGGCCGCCCTCTTCCTTGGCGGCCTCATTGCGGGCGTCCCCGGGACGGCCGGGGCACAGGCCCCGCAGGCGTCCTCCGCAATCGCCCCCCGACTCCAGGACGCGACCCCGCAGGCCCAGCAACGGGTCCGACGCGCACTGCGGAACCGATCCGCTTCCAAGAGGAACGGTGCACTCGCTCCGCTCGGGCCGCACCTCGCCACGCTTTACTACCAGCACGAGGCGGCCGGCCCCGCGGGGGTGCGTCGCCTGTTCGGGAGCACAAAGCGCACGCACCAGGCCCAAAACGCCCGCTACCACCGGCCCGTCTCGCGGGACGGCCGGTCCGTCACGGTCACCGCCGTCGCCACGAACACGGGCGCTCTCCTGTCTGACCTGCGGGCCCTCGGCTTGGAACGGGGCACCCGGGCCGGCCCGGCGGTGTCGGGACGCCTGCCGATCGCGGCCCTCGACGACGCCGCCCGGCTGGCGTCCCTCCGGGGCATGGTGCCCGCCTACGCCCAGACGCACGTCGGACGCGTCGGGTCGGAGGCCGATACGGCCCACCGCGCCTTCGAGGGGCGGGCCGACCTCAACGTGGACGGCAGTGGGCAGAAGGTGTGTGCGTTGTCGGACAGCTACGACCGGAGCGCCACCGCCGCCACCACCGCCCGGGACGACATCGCGTCGGGCGACCTCCCGGGCCCCGGCAACCCGGCGGGTCGCACCACACCCGTGGACGTGCTCGACGACAGCGAGCCGGGGAGCGACGAGGGGCGCGCGATGCTGCAGCTCATCCACGACATCGCCCCCGGCGCCGAGCTGGGCTTCCACACGGCCTTCGGCGGCATTGCCGCCTTTGTGCAGGGCATCCGTGCCCTTGCCGACCCCAACGAAGGCAACTGCGACATCCTCGTCGACGACGTCCGCTACAACACCGAGCCCTTCTTCCAGGACGGCCCCGTCGCGAACGTCGTGGACAGTGTCGCTGCGGAGGGGGTCGCGTACGTCTCCGCCGCCGGCAACGACGGCCAAAACGCCTACCAGGACGGCTTCCGCGACTCCGGGAAGCAGGGCGTCGTCAGCAGCGGGGCCGTGGCCCACGACTTCGCCCCGTCCGGCGGCGCGGTCGACACCCTGCAGCGCATCACGATTCGGCCGGGCGGCACCTTCCGCATCTTTACGATGCAGTGGACGGACCCCTCGTCGTTGGTCGACGGGTCGAGGGAGGCGGACACGGACCTCGACGTGGCCCTCGTGAACGACACGCTCGGCATCGTCGCCCAGTCCGCCCGCGACAGCGACGCCCTCGGCCTCCCGGTGGAGGGGGTGCTGGACTACACAAACCTCGGGGCCGTGGACGCCAACCAGGACGGCGCGGCGGACTCGACGTATCACCTCGTGATCGAGAAGGCCGCCGGGCCCTCCCCCGACGGCGTAAAGTACATCCACTCCGGGTTCAACTACGAGATTGAGGAGCACGCCCCGTCCGGCCCCACCCTCTACGGCCACCCCATGGCCGAGGGCGCACTGGCGGTCGCCGCGGCCCCATTCTTCAACACCGCGGCGTACAACGCGAACGTCGACCCGGCGGTGCTGGAGCCGTTCTCTTCGAAGGGGGGCATCAAAGTTCGGTTCGACGAGACCGGGATCCCCATCCTGGCCCCGGAGGCCCGCGAGAAGCCCGACCTCACCGCGACCGACGGCGTCGACAATACGTTCTTCGGCACTGACTCGGCGTACGACACGGACACGCACCCCAACTTCTTCGGCACGTCGGCGGCCGCCCCGAACGCCGCCGCCATCGCGGCCCTCGTCTGGGAGGCCAATCCCGGGTTCACCCCCACGGAGGTGTACGACCACCTCAAATCGAGTGCTCAGGACGTGACGGACCGCCAGACCCGGAACGGGGCGTTCGTGTCTGTCCCGTCGGGCGTCGACGCGTGGAGCGGGCACGGGTTCATGCGGGCGACCGCCGCGGCCCTGCCCGTGACGCTGGCCGACTTTGGGGCGGTGGTGGAGGAGAAGCGCGCGGTGCTCACCTGGACGACGACCCGCGAGACCAACAACGCCGGGTTCGGGATCGAGCACAAGCGCGGCGACGGCACCTTCGAGACAATCGGGTACGAGGCCGGGGGCGGCACGACCGCCGAGTCACGGACGTACCGCCACCGCACGGCGCCGCTCGGCCCCGGCCTCCACACCTTTCGGCTCCGGCAGGAAGACCTCGACGGGTCGACGACCTACAGCAAGGAGATTACGCTCACACGCGCCCTCTCCACGACGCACAGCGTGTCTGCGGTCACCCCGAATCCAATCACCGACGAAGGCGCTGTGTCGGTCGTCGTGGGAAAGCCCCAGGATGTGCGGGTCGAGGTCTACAACGTGCTCGGCCAGCGGGTGGCGCTTCTCCACGATGGTCCGCTGAGCGCCGACGACCCCAAGACCCTGGCGCTGGGGGACAATCTGCGGAGCGGCGTGTATTTCCTTCGCGTCACCGGCCCCTCCTTCACCGCCACCCGACAGTTCGTTCGCGTCCGATAGTGGGCCCTCCCCTATGCCGTCCTCGTCGCTGTTGCCAACCGGTCTGATCCTCCTGCTCGCCACGGTTCTCATTCCGGCCCCGAGCCCGGCCCAGCCCCGGTCCGATAGCCTCCGGGCGGAGGCGCTCCGGGACTTTCACGGGCCCGACCGGACGGGCAAAGACGGAC
This window encodes:
- a CDS encoding heme ABC transporter ATP-binding protein, whose amino-acid sequence is MITLNDVAVQIGDATLIERVSAAVRPGQMTAVVGPNGAGKTTLLRVASGELTPSEGAVQLDGRPLAALPEQAQARRRAVLPQASRLHFAFSVLEVVLMGRTPHVQGREGPEDWAIAEDALAAVAMAGFADRDVPTLSGGEQQRVHLARALAQIWTPPADGHRYLLLDEPTASLDLAHQQNVLRTARAFADQGAGVLAILHDLNLAAQFADHVVVMANGTVHDQGPPASVLTPPCIRDVFGWPVCVLAHPTQSCPLIVPDGAEAEATTPTPNSL
- a CDS encoding hemin-degrading factor, which gives rise to MPTPPSAPDLKQRWEAFQEKHPDVRLRTAAARMGASEAELVATGCGEHVTRLRGGWRGLLNRLDALGPVMARTRNDAAVHEKTGVYRDVEFTDPHGLGLVLEDNIDLRLFMDHWHLGFAVETPLDGERDGGRRSLQFFDRDGTAVHKVFLTRKSDRDAYDALVNAYRHDDQSTEQSVTPVEADTAETPDAAIDVEGFLHAWGELEDTHDFFPLLSEHDVSREQALRLGEGRFTRRVPDTALRHTLRAAAEQETPIMVFVGSPGCLQIHTGPVQTLKATPPWYNVHDPDFRLRLNEERIDQAWVVRKPTTDGRVTSLELMGADGDVIARLFGERKSGQSEREDWRSILESLPSES
- a CDS encoding class I SAM-dependent methyltransferase, coding for MSDAPSVQQFGPDRAAGYDDRIRRLCPGYDVLQDTVASVLAARLPERAHLLVAGAGTGAEIVRMGQAHSGWRFTAVDPSPAMLDRCRSNVSDAGLENRVEYLDAAVEEMPGARSFDAATSLLVTHFINGRAATQRYVRGLAERLPPGAPLVWADLHRPASDEAFRTLWAAWRTQMRARLDADTVEDAFEEIEEGISFVRPAALTHIVTDAGFTPPTPIYRQLLWGGWIASRRAD
- a CDS encoding S8 family serine peptidase translates to MQRSWLVRPWWAALFLGGLIAGVPGTAGAQAPQASSAIAPRLQDATPQAQQRVRRALRNRSASKRNGALAPLGPHLATLYYQHEAAGPAGVRRLFGSTKRTHQAQNARYHRPVSRDGRSVTVTAVATNTGALLSDLRALGLERGTRAGPAVSGRLPIAALDDAARLASLRGMVPAYAQTHVGRVGSEADTAHRAFEGRADLNVDGSGQKVCALSDSYDRSATAATTARDDIASGDLPGPGNPAGRTTPVDVLDDSEPGSDEGRAMLQLIHDIAPGAELGFHTAFGGIAAFVQGIRALADPNEGNCDILVDDVRYNTEPFFQDGPVANVVDSVAAEGVAYVSAAGNDGQNAYQDGFRDSGKQGVVSSGAVAHDFAPSGGAVDTLQRITIRPGGTFRIFTMQWTDPSSLVDGSREADTDLDVALVNDTLGIVAQSARDSDALGLPVEGVLDYTNLGAVDANQDGAADSTYHLVIEKAAGPSPDGVKYIHSGFNYEIEEHAPSGPTLYGHPMAEGALAVAAAPFFNTAAYNANVDPAVLEPFSSKGGIKVRFDETGIPILAPEAREKPDLTATDGVDNTFFGTDSAYDTDTHPNFFGTSAAAPNAAAIAALVWEANPGFTPTEVYDHLKSSAQDVTDRQTRNGAFVSVPSGVDAWSGHGFMRATAAALPVTLADFGAVVEEKRAVLTWTTTRETNNAGFGIEHKRGDGTFETIGYEAGGGTTAESRTYRHRTAPLGPGLHTFRLRQEDLDGSTTYSKEITLTRALSTTHSVSAVTPNPITDEGAVSVVVGKPQDVRVEVYNVLGQRVALLHDGPLSADDPKTLALGDNLRSGVYFLRVTGPSFTATRQFVRVR